A window of the Brassica napus cultivar Da-Ae chromosome C5, Da-Ae, whole genome shotgun sequence genome harbors these coding sequences:
- the LOC106397753 gene encoding U-box domain-containing protein 62: protein MSNPMIQLAKVSPPFFKTAPTKESSLVAAENGCDVSGRRDASSSSLSNSIESLSNSIESLRTIFWALMSDAMILPCGHTFGAGGMEQVKQMVWTFPHTDGPAAALIMGQGKSQAHSSSNT, encoded by the exons ATGTCGAATCCGATGATTCAACTCGCTAAAGTATCACCGCCCTTCTTCAAAACTGCTCCTACAAAG GAATCATCATTAGTTGCTGCTGAAAATGGGTGTGACGTTAGTGGCAGAAGAGacgcttcctcttcttctttgagCAATTCGATCGAGTCTTTGAGCAATTCGATCGAGTCTTTGAGGACCATATT TTGGGCTTTGATGTCTGATGCTATGATTTTGCCTTGCGGACACACTTTTGGAGCTGGTGGAATGGAACAAGTTAAACAAATG GTTTGGACTTTCCCACATACTGATGGGCCAGCAGCAGCACTCATCATGGGCCAAGGCAAGTCGCAGGCCCACTCCAGCAGCAACACCTGA
- the LOC106399786 gene encoding CLAVATA3/ESR (CLE)-related protein 9: MWTSHLNRPILLLVVFLLVAASLTAEENRMTSRNFRYRTHRYVPRVQHPYYVAPRGSCDSFSRTYARSMCLELQRIHRNSRKQPLAPPPPPLEIDPRYGVGVDKRLVPSGPNPLHN, from the coding sequence ATGTGGACGAGCCACCTGAACCGTCCGATCCTTCTCCTCGTCGTCTTTTTGCTTGTCGCCGCTTCTCTGACCGCCGAAGAAAACCGGATGACATCAAGAAACTTCCGGTACCGAACTCACAGATACGTCCCGAGGGTTCAGCATCCGTATTACGTGGCTCCTCGCGGTTCGTGTGACTCTTTTTCTCGTACGTACGCGCGGTCTATGTGCCTTGAGCTTCAAAGAATCCACCGTAACAGCCGGAAACAGCCACTTGCTCCCCCTCCTCCTCCGCTCGAGATTGATCCAAGGTACGGCGTCGGCGTCGATAAAAGACTCGTCCCCTCCGGTCCAAATCCTCTTCACAACTAA
- the LOC106398783 gene encoding zinc finger protein ZAT9 gives MEKEFVCKFCNKKFPSGKSLGGHIRIHSPRSSVHSDSFIGKNNNSKKRLVDQRALASHMDCHNYEGKKMGTQSASETTTSSGPTMIKRSKKQSSSESFSTVSWSSDPGIDQGSKDLMFLHLGRKDYNFNSLVPESSENNSEILETKTSSGELLKTPHKVAVVDDSDDGSSDSDYFMNGPKKSDSDVSVGGSLRNTGFGSGFNSFKNGDDLGVKEGGSKHELGKSKRVSPFYESDSSADTNNKFHRSSDVKSPMVKKASGGVKNSKGHECPICFKVYSSGQALGGHKRSHTIANQAQRAKRKAADMQFDLNLPAEDTDD, from the coding sequence ATGGAGAAGGAGTTTGTGTGCAAGTTCTGTAACAAGAAGTTCCCTTCTGGGAAATCACTCGGAGGTCACATCAGGATTCATTCGCCTCGGAGTTCAGTTCATTCAGATAGTTTCATTGGCAAGAACAACAACAGCAAGAAGAGGTTGGTGGATCAGAGAGCTCTTGCCAGTCACATGGATTGTCACAACTACGAGGGAAAGAAGATGGGCACCCAGTCTGCTTCTGAGACTACTACTTCCTCTGGTCCTACCATGATCAAAAGATCCAAGAAGCAGTCCAGTTCTGAATCTTTTAGTACTGTGAGCTGGTCTTCTGATCCTGGGATTGATCAAGGATCTAAGGATCTGATGTTTTTACATTTGGGTAGGAAAGACTATAACTTCAACTCTCTGGTGCCTGAGTCATCTGAGAACAACTCTGAGATTCTCGAGACCAAGACATCTTCAGGGGAGCTGCTTAAGACACCACACAAAGTTGCTGTTGTTGATGATAGTGATGATGGTTCCTCTGATTCTGATTACTTCATGAACGGACCAAAGAAGTCAGACTCAGATGTCTCGGTTGGTGGGTCTCTTAGGAACACTGGATTTGGTTCTGGATTCAACAGCTTCAAGAACGGTGATGATCTTGGGGTAAAGGAGGGAGGATCAAAGCATGAGCTGGGCAAAAGCAAAAGGGTCTCGCCTTTTTATGAAAGTGATTCATCTGCAGACACAAACAACAAGTTTCATAGGTCCAGTGATGTCAAATCACCGATGGTTAAGAAAGCAAGTGGTGGAGTCAAGAATAGCAAAGGCCACGAGTGCCCGATTTGCTTCAAGGTGTACAGTTCAGGACAAGCTTTAGGAGGTCACAAGAGATCACATACCATTGCCAATCAAGCACAGAGGGCCAAACGCAAAGCAGCTGATATGCAATTCGATCTCAATCTTCCTGCTGAGGATACTGATGATTGA